In Candidatus Nealsonbacteria bacterium, the DNA window TCCATTTGGCGCTTTTGTTAAGATTTGCGGAGAAGAGGGAGAAGGAAACAAGGAACCTTGGAATTTTTTAGCTAAACCAATTTGGCAAAGAATGTTGATTATATTAGGAGGAGTAGTCAGTTTCTGGATAATTGCTGTAATTATTTTATCTTTTGTTTCGGCTCTGTGGGGGATACCTACGGGAGTAGACGATGATGAAGAATACGATGCTTTAAATCCAAACATTATAATCTCCGAAGTTTTAAAAGATTCGCCAGCCCAAAAAGCAGGAATAGAAATGGGAGATTCTATCAGAATAATGAAATTTGAAAATAATGAAATTTCTGTTAACAAAGTGAAACAAGTGCAAGATTTTTCTGCTTCGCATAAAGGAAAAGAAATTACATTAATTTTAGATAGAGGAGAAAAAAATTTACAAACTTCATTGGTTCTATCTTCTTCCTCTGCTCCTATGGGCGTTGGCTTGACAAGGGTAATTTTTATAAGATCTCCTTGGTATAAAGCTCCCATTGAGGGCGTTGTCGTAACAAAAAAATTAACAATAGGCGCAATTAACGGTTGGATTCAAATCTTTTCAAGTTTAATTAAAACAAAAGAATTGCCGCCAGGAGCGGAAATAGTGGGACCGGTAGGAATTACCCATCTTTTTTATAAAATGTCGAAATTGGGCGTTAATTATATTTTAATGTTTATATCGCAAGTCGCTATTTTTCTGGCCTTAACCAATCTTTTGCCGATTCCGGCTTTAGATGGCGGAAAAATGCTTTTTTTGACAATAGAAGCTATAAAAGGCAAGGCCGTAGATTCCAGGTTGGAACAAAAAATAACAACTGTTTGTTTTGTTCTGTTGATTTGTCTTTTAGTGGTCGCCACCATTAAAGACATAATCAGAATATTTTAAAAATTAAACTCTAAATAATAAATAAATATGGAAAAAAAATATATTCTTTGGTTTGAAGAAATTACCTCAAAAGACGTTCCTTTGGTTGGAGGAAAAAACGCTTCTTTAGGAGAAATGTTTTCTCAATTAAATCAAAAAGGAGTAAGCATCCCAGACGGGTTTGCGTTAACAGCCGAAGCTTTTTGGTATTATTTAAAGGAAAATAAAATTGATATTAAAATAAAGGAAGCTTTTGGCAGATTTAACCCAAAAAGCTTGGAAAGTTTAAAAATAACCGGAAAAACTTGCAGGCAATTGATTTTAAAATCCGAATTCCCCGAAGACCTTAAAAAAGAAATTTTGGAGAGTTATCAAAAATTATCTCAAAAATATAATAAAAAACAGGTTGACGTGGCGGTAAGAAGCTCGGCCACTGCCGAAGATTTGCCGTCGGCTTCTTTTGCCGGCCAGCACGAGACTTTTTTAAATGTTTCCGGCTCCGAAAAATTATTAAAAGCCATCAAGGATTGCATGGCTTCTTTGTTTACCAATAGAGCGATTTCTTATCGGGATGAAAAAGGATTTGACCATCTTAATATTGCCTTATCCGTTGGAGTGCAAAAAATGGTGAGGTCGGATTTGTCATCGGCCGGTATTATGTTCAGTTTGGATACGGAAACCGGTTTTAAAAACGTGATTTTAATTAACGGAACTTTTGGTATCGGAGAAATGATTGTCAAGGGTCAAATAACTCCCGACCAATTTTATGTTTTTAAACCCACCCTGAAGGAACCCTTTAAGCCGATAATTTCCAAAAGCATAGGCAGAAAAACAAAAAAATATGTTTACGGAAAAGGCGGCGGATTAAAAGAAGCAAAAGTTTCCAAGAAAGACCAGTTAAAATTTTCCATAAGCGACGAGGAAGTTTTAACCTTGGCAAAATGGGCCTTGATTATCGAAGACCATTATTCCCAGAAAGCCGGAAAATGGATGCCCCAAGACATGGAATGGGCAAAAGACGGAGAAACCGGGAAAATTTTTATTGTTCAATCCAGGCCCGAAACAATTCACGCAATAAAATCCAAGGTTAGCGTTGAAGAATATCATATAAAAACAAACCAAAAAGCGCTCCTAGAGGGTATTGCGGTGGGGAACAAGGTTGTTCAGGGGAAAGTTAAAATAATTTCCGATATTTCCAAGATGATGCAATTTACAAAAGGGGAAATTTTGGTAACTAAAATGACAGACCCTGATTGGGTTCCCTTAATGAGAATATCTTCGGCGGTTATTACTGACGAAGGGGGCAAAACCTGCCACGCGGCGATTGTAGCTCGGGAATTGAGCATTACTTGCATTGTCGGGGCCAAGAGAGCCACCAAGGTTTTAAAAAACGGCCAATTGGTGACTTTAGATTGCAGCCAGGGACTTTCGGGCCGGGTTTTTTCGGGAAAAGTTCCCTTTAAAATCGAAAGATATAATTTAGATGAGATTCCCAAGCTACCGGTAAAAATAATGGCGAATATCGGAGCTCCGGAAATTGCTTTTAAGTTTGCTTCTTTACCCGTTGACGGGGTCGGATTGGCCAGAGAAGAATTCATTGTTGCCGAAAAAATAAGGATTCATCCTTTAGCTTTGTGTCATTTAAATAAAATAAAAGATAAAAAAATAAAAAAGGAAATAGAAGAAATCACTTTCGGATACAAAGATAAAAAACAATATTTTATTGATAAACTGGCCGAAGGCATTTCCCATATTGCCTCAGCTTTCTATCCCAAGCCCGTTATTCTTCGTTTGTCCGATTTTAAAACGAATGAATACAAGGGATTGATTGGCGGCGAATATTTTGAAGGAGAAGAATCAAACCCGATGCTGGGTTTTCGGGGCGCTTCGAGATATCTTGACCAAGAATTTCTTCCGGCCTTTGAAATGGAGTGCCAGGCTATTAAAAAAGTGAGAGAAACTTTTGGATTGGATAATATTGTCGTAATGATTCCTTTTTGCCGGACTCCCGAAGAAGGAAAAAAAGTAATTCAGCTAATGCAAAAAATGGGATTGGAAAAAGGAAAAGACGGCTTAAGGGTCATTGTAATGTGCGAGATTCCTTCAAACGTGATTTTAGCGGAAGAATTTTTAGAAGTTTTTGACGGGATGAGCATAGGCTCCAACGACCTGACCCAGTTAACAATGGGCATGGACAGGGACAATGCCAGGATTTCTCATATTGCCGATGAAAGAAATTTAGCCGTTAAAAAAATGATAAGAAAGGTGATTAAGCTTTGCAAAGAAAAAGGAAAATATTCGGGAATTTGCGGAGAAGCGCCCAGTATTTGGCCGGAATTCGCCCAATTTTTGATTGAGGAAGGAATTGAAAGCATTTCTTTGAATCCGGAATCCGTGATTAAGACCATTTTAAGCTT includes these proteins:
- a CDS encoding M50 family metallopeptidase, encoding PFGAFVKICGEEGEGNKEPWNFLAKPIWQRMLIILGGVVSFWIIAVIILSFVSALWGIPTGVDDDEEYDALNPNIIISEVLKDSPAQKAGIEMGDSIRIMKFENNEISVNKVKQVQDFSASHKGKEITLILDRGEKNLQTSLVLSSSSAPMGVGLTRVIFIRSPWYKAPIEGVVVTKKLTIGAINGWIQIFSSLIKTKELPPGAEIVGPVGITHLFYKMSKLGVNYILMFISQVAIFLALTNLLPIPALDGGKMLFLTIEAIKGKAVDSRLEQKITTVCFVLLICLLVVATIKDIIRIF
- the ppsA gene encoding phosphoenolpyruvate synthase, which produces MEKKYILWFEEITSKDVPLVGGKNASLGEMFSQLNQKGVSIPDGFALTAEAFWYYLKENKIDIKIKEAFGRFNPKSLESLKITGKTCRQLILKSEFPEDLKKEILESYQKLSQKYNKKQVDVAVRSSATAEDLPSASFAGQHETFLNVSGSEKLLKAIKDCMASLFTNRAISYRDEKGFDHLNIALSVGVQKMVRSDLSSAGIMFSLDTETGFKNVILINGTFGIGEMIVKGQITPDQFYVFKPTLKEPFKPIISKSIGRKTKKYVYGKGGGLKEAKVSKKDQLKFSISDEEVLTLAKWALIIEDHYSQKAGKWMPQDMEWAKDGETGKIFIVQSRPETIHAIKSKVSVEEYHIKTNQKALLEGIAVGNKVVQGKVKIISDISKMMQFTKGEILVTKMTDPDWVPLMRISSAVITDEGGKTCHAAIVARELSITCIVGAKRATKVLKNGQLVTLDCSQGLSGRVFSGKVPFKIERYNLDEIPKLPVKIMANIGAPEIAFKFASLPVDGVGLAREEFIVAEKIRIHPLALCHLNKIKDKKIKKEIEEITFGYKDKKQYFIDKLAEGISHIASAFYPKPVILRLSDFKTNEYKGLIGGEYFEGEESNPMLGFRGASRYLDQEFLPAFEMECQAIKKVRETFGLDNIVVMIPFCRTPEEGKKVIQLMQKMGLEKGKDGLRVIVMCEIPSNVILAEEFLEVFDGMSIGSNDLTQLTMGMDRDNARISHIADERNLAVKKMIRKVIKLCKEKGKYSGICGEAPSIWPEFAQFLIEEGIESISLNPESVIKTILSLAQLNKK